In Nocardioides sp. JS614, the sequence ACTGGAACGCCTGACGATCAGCTCAGCCGGACGTGCACGCTGACGATCGGGTGGTCCGAGGTCGCCTGCACCAGCGCGGACCGGTTGATCCGCGGCCGCTCGAGGGCGGCGTACTTGTTGGCGAAGATCCAGTCCACGCCCGAGGCGGGCGGGTTGCAGGACCCGTCCTTCGGGTTGGCGCCGCCGAGGAACGAGCGCATCACCTGGTTGCGGGTGAACGGGCAGAAGAACGCCGCCCGGTCGTTCATGTCGCCGGTCATGAACACCGGCACGTTCAGGTTGCGGGTGAGCTTGCGCGTGGTGTTGCGCTCGATCCGGGTCGCCTCCCTGCGCCACTGGGTCGCGTTGCCGCGGGTGTCGGCAGCGTGGTGGGTGTTCATCACGTAGACCATCCGGTCGCTGGCCAGCGAGCGCAGCCCGACCACCGGCATGTACCGGGTGTTGCCGTGGAAGTAGGGCACCGCCACGGACCAGCCCTCGACGAACGCGAACCGGTCGGTGCGCCAGGCGATCGAGTTGTCCGTGTCCCACTCCGCGCCGGCGTAGACGGCCCACTTGTCGCCCACGCGGGCCAGGAACCGGTCGTGCTGGGAACGCTGGAACTCCTGGAAGCCGACGATCGCGGCGTGGGTACGGCGGAGCACCTTGATCGCCCGGTCGAGCCGGACGTCGGAGCGGTCGAAGCCCGGTCGGCCGCGGCGGCCGTCGGTGTGGTCGGCGCCCAGCACGTTGAACGAGGCGATCACGAAGTCGTCCTGCGGGACGGCCGCGGCCGCCGGCCCGACCGGCCCGACGAGGACGGCGCCGGTGGCCGCGAGGGGCAGGGCGAGGGCCAGGGACAGCGAGCAGAGGGCAGAGCGAAGCACCGAGATCACGAGAGGTCACATCGGCCGGGCTGCCGGCCGACTTGAGAGTTCCTCAGGACTCGCGCGGGCGCACCCGCAGCCGGGTGATCCGGTGCTTGTCGACGGTCGCGACCTCGATCTCGTGCTCGCCCACGGCCACCACGTCCCCGGCCACGGCGAGCCGGCCGAGCCGGTGCACGACGTACCCGGCGGCGGTCTCGTAGGGGCCGTCCTCGAGCTCGACGCCGGTGCGCTCGCCGAACTCCTCGATGGTCAGCCCCGCGTCCACCTCGCCGGCCGCCACGCTCGCCCGCTCGTCGTACTCGTCGTGGATGTCGCCGACCAGCTCCTCGACCAGGTCCTCGAGGGTGACGATGCCGTCGGTGCCGCCGTACTCGTCGACGACGACGGCGATGTGGCTGCCCTCGGCCCGCATCCGGGAGAGCGAGGGGAGCACCCGGTTGGTGGCGGGCAGGTGCAGGATCTTGCGGGTGATCGAGCGCACCCGCTTGCGGGGGTCGGCGCCCAGCAGGTCGCGCACGTGCAGGAAGCCGCGGATGTCGTCGTGGCCGGTGCCGGTGACGGGGTAGCGGGAGTACGGGCTGGTCAGCGCGATGGCGATCGCGTCGGCGACCGTGGCGTCGCCGGCCAGGAACGTCACGTCGCCGCGGGGCCGCATCACCTCGCTCAGGGACCGGTCGCCGGCGTCGAAGACGTCGGCGAGGATCCGCCGCTCGTCCTCGGCGAGGCCCTCGTGCTGGTCGACCAGGTAGCGCAGCTCCTCGTCGCTGAGATCCTCGGCGGCCGCGCCGGGGTCGCCGCCGAAGAGGCGGACCACCGCGTTGGTGGAGACCGAGAGCAGCCACACCACCGGGCGCATGAGGGTCGCGAACCGGTCCAGCGGCGCGCCGACGAGGTAGGACACGCCGGCCGCGCGCTGGAGGGCGAGCCGCTTGGGGACCAGCTCGCTGAACACCAGGGAGAGGTAGGCGATGAACAGTGTCAGCAGCACCAGCGCGGCGGTGTCGGCCGCGTCCGCGCCGAGCCCGGCGTGCTCGAGCACCGGCGCGAAGTCGGGCGCGAGGGTGGAGGCGCCGTACGCCGCGGAGAAGAAGCCGGCCAGCGTGACGCCGATCTGGACCGCGGCGAGGAACCGGTTCGGGTCGCGGGCCACGGAGGCCACCCTGGCGCCGCGCGCGCCGCGCGAGGCGAGCGTGTTGATCTGGCCCTCGCGCAGCGAGACCAGCGCGATCTCGGTGCCGGCGAACACCCCGCCGACCAGGATGAACAACAGGACCAGGGCGAGGTTGATCAGGGTCTGGGTGTCCACCGGGGTGTCGTCACCGCTCTCTCATCGTGTGGGTCTGACAACGAGGATCGCGTCGTTCCCGTTCCCGTTGTCGGTGGTGACGTAGGCGACCGAGCCGGGGCCGTCGACCACCGTGCGGATCCGGCCGTGCTGACGCAGCGCCGCCGGCACCCGCACCCTCTGCAGCCTGCCGGATGCGGAGAGCTGGAGGAACAGCACCCTCTCCGCCTTGAGCGCGGCGACCGCGAAGCTGCCGTCCAGGGCGCCCCATCGCTTGCCGTAGACGAAGCCGCCGCCGGAGGTGGCCAGCGTCGGGTCGCCCGAGCGCCATACGGCGGCGCGCTGGCGGCCCGGCAGCGACTGGTCGGTCATCGGCACCGACTCGTCGTAGCCCGGGACCGGGTTCCAGCCGTAGTCGCCGCCCTTGCGCAGCCGGTTGACCTCGTCGTCGCGGTAGCTGCCCTGCTCGACCGACCACAGGGTGCCGTCGCGGCGCCGGTCGAGGCCCTGGACGTTGCGGTGGCCGTAGGTGTGCACGTAGCGCTTGTTGTGGTTCTTCGACCCGGCGAACGGGTTGCTCCCGCAGGGCTTGCCGGTCGCGGCGAGCAGGCACAGCGTCTTGCCGCCCAGCGACTTCTTGTTCTCCGGCGTGCTGCCGGTCGCGGCGTCCCCGGTGCCGGCGTACAGCCGCTTGCCGACCGCCAGCAGCCGGCAACCCCCGTGCCGTCCGCTGGTGGCGGGCAGTCCGCCGAGCAGCCGCTTGCTCCCCGAGATCGAGACCAGGTCGTCGCGCAGCGTCCAGCGGATGATGCGCACGTCGTGCCCGCCACCGGCGGTGAAGCCGCCCTGGCAGGTGTAGAACGTGCGGTTGCTCGCGAACGACGGGTCGACCTCGAGCCCCATCAGCCCGGTCTCGCCGGAGACCCACACCGAGTCGCTCGGGAAGCCCTGCACCAGCCGGGTCCGGCTGCCGTCCCAGATCGAGACGGTGGCCCGGTCGCGCTGGGTGAAGATCAGCCGGCCGTCGCCGATCGGCCGGACGTCCCAGGGGTGGTCGAGGCCGGTGACCAGCCGGGTGACCCTCAGTGCCGGAACCTGCGTCGTCGCGGCGGCGGTGTCGGTGGCGGGGGCATGGGCGTCGGCCGGCGTGGCGGTCGTGAGCGTCAGGCCGAGCATCGCGGTCAGTCCGAGAACGAGCATGCGCATGCGCCCACCCTTCCCGGTCGGCGCCCCGATCACCACCTGTCGACGGGTCCGGGCGGGGTCAGAAGGTGTGCTCGGGGCCGGGGAAGGTGCCGGCCTTGACGTCGGCGGCGTAGTCGCGGGCGGCCTGGAGGAGTACGCCGTGCAGGTCGGCGTACTGCTTGACGAAGCGCGGCATCCGGCCGGTGCGCAGGCCGAAGGCGTCCTGCCAGACCAGCACCTGCCCGTCGCAGTCGAGCCCGGCGCCGATCCCGATCGTGGGGATCGACACCGACTTGGTCACCTCCGCGGCGACGTCGCCGGGGACCATCTCCATCACGACGGCGAAGGCACCGGCCTGCTCCATCGCCACCGCCTCCGCGACGACCCGGGCCGCCGCCTCGCCGCGGCCCTGGACCCGGTAGCCACCCAGGTTGTGCTCGGACTGGGGGGTGAAGCCGATGTGGGCCATCACCGGGATGCCGCCCTCGGTGAGCTTGCGGACCTGGGGGGCCATCTCGATCCCGCCCTCGAGCTTGACCGCGTGCGCGTTCGCCTCCTTCATGAACCGCACGGCGGTCAGGTAGGCCTGCTCCGGGGAGGCCTGGTAGGAGCCGAACGGCAGGTCGGCGACCACCAGTGCCCGGCGTACCGACCGGCTGACGGCCCGCGCCAGCGGGATCAGCTCGTCGACGGTCACCGGCAGCGACGTCTCGTTCGCGAACACGTTGTTCGACGCGCTGTCGCCGACCAGCAGCACCTCGATGCCGGCCTCGTCGAAGGTCTGCGCGGCGTACTGCTCGTAGGCGGTGAGCATCGCGAACTTCTCGCCGCGCTGCTTCATCTCGCGCAGGTGGTGGGTGCGGATCCGCTTGATCGGTGCGGGTGCGTCCGGCGCGCTCTCCGCACGGGCCGGACCGGTGCCGTACGGCGCCGTCTCCTCGGGGCTCATGGCTCTCCCTGACGTCATCTCGCAGCTCCCTGGTGGAGTCCACGGACCGTTCGTCAGGCTAGCCCGGTACCGGCGGGTTCACGCCTGTGTCGATGGTCACCCAGGATCACTCAGGGGGTCGCGCCGCGGGTCCCGACCCCCTGTCCGCCACGAACTCATCGGCCTACAGTCAGCCATGGCCTTCGACGTCGCGGCGGACGCATACGGGCGCTTCATGGGGCGGTACTCCGAGCCGCTCGCCGACCAGCTCGTCGAGCTCGCGGGAGTACGACGAGGGCAGCGGGCCGTGGACGTCGGCTGCGGGCCGGGTGTGCTGACCAGCCGCCTCGTCGAGCGGTTGGGCGCGGAGCAGGTCCGGGCCGTCGACCCGTCGCCGCCGTTCGTGGCCGCGGCCCGCGCGCGCTGCCCCGGGGTCGACGTCCGGCCGGGCACCGCCGAGCAGCTCCCGTTCGCCGACGACTCCGCCGACGTGGTGCTCGCCAACCTGGTTGTGCACTTCATGTCCGACCCGGTCGGTGGGCTCCGCGAGATGGGCCGCGTCGGTGGCCTGGTCGGCGCCACCGTCTGGAACCACGCCACGACCGCCGGACCCCTGTCGACGTTCTGGCAGGCAGTGAAGGACCTGGACCCGGACGCCGCCGACGAGGCCTCGCTGCCCGGCACCGGCGAGGGTGCGCTCGGGGAGCTGGCCCGCGGCGCCGGCCTGCGCGACCTGGTCGAGACCACCATCACCGTCACCGTGCCGTTCTCCTCCTTCGCGGAGTGGTGGGAGCCCTACACGCTGGGCGTCGGACCGGCCGGCGACCACGTGCGCCGGCTCGACGACGAGGCCCGGGACGCGCTTCGCGACCACTGCGCCGAGCTGCTCCCCGACGGCGCCTTCACGGTCGACGCGACGGCTTGGACGGTCCTCGGGCGCGCCTGACCCACGAATGCGGGGGCGCCGCGTGGGAAACTCCGGAGCGTGGACTTCTACTCCGCCTACGCCCATGGCTTCGCCCGGGTCGCCGCCTGCACGGTGCCGATCCGGGTGGCCGACCCCGCGACCAACGCCCGGGCCGTGCTGGAGCAGGCCCAGGCGTGCTCCGACGAGGGGGTCGCGGTCGCGATCTTCCCCGAGCTCTGCCTGAGCGGGTACGCCCTCGACGACCTGTTCCTGCAGGACGTGCTGCTCGACGCGGTCGCCGACGAGATCGCCGGCCTGGTCGCCGCGTCGGAGGGCCTGCTGCCGGTGCTCGTCGTGGGCGCACCCGTCGCGCACGGCAGCCGGGTGCTGAACGCCGCGGTCGTCATCCACCGCGGCCGGATCCTCGGCGTTGCGCCGAAGTCCTACCTGCCGACGTACCGCGAGTTCTACGAGCGCCGCTGGTTCGCGCCCGGCGACGACGTGCGCGGCTCGATGGTGCTGGCCGGCCAGGAGGTGCCGGTCGGGCCGGACCTGCTCTTCGAGGCCGAGGACGTACGCGGGCTGGTGCTGCACGTCGAGGTCTGCGAGGACATGTGGGTGCCGGTGCCGCCGAGCGCCGAGGCGGCGCTCGCCGGCGCCACCGTGCTCGCCAACATCTCCGGCAGCCCGATCACCGTCGGCCGGGCCAGCGACCGGCACCTGCTGGCGCGCAGCGCGTCCAGCCGCTGCCTCGCGGCGTACCTCTATGCCGCCGGCGGCCAGGGCGAGTCCACGACCGACTTGTCGTGGGACGGGCAGACGATGGTCTACGAGCACGGCGAGCTGCTCGCCGAGACCGAGCGGTTCCCCGACGGACCGCGCGCAGCGATCGTCGACCTCGACCTCGACCGCACCCGCCTCGAGCGGCTCCGGACCGGGACGTTCGACGACAACCGCCGCACGATCGGACCGGAGTTCCGCACCGTCGACTTCGAGCTCGGCCCGCCGACCAAGGACATCGGGCTGCGCCGCAAGGTGGACCGCTTCCCGTTCGTGCCCGACGACGCCGAGCGGCTGGCCCAGGACTGCTACGAGGCCTACAACATCCAGGTCTCGGGCCTCGAGCAGCGGCTCTCGGCCATCGGGGAGGGGCACGTCGGCCAGCCGAAGGTCGTGATCGGCATCAGCGGCGGCCTGGACTCCACCCACGCGCTGATCGTCGCGGCGAAGGCGATGGACCGGCTCGGCCGCGACCGCAGCGAGATCCTCGGCTTCACGCTGCCCGGATTCGCGACCGGCGAGGCCACCAAGGGCTATGCGTGGGCGCTCGCCGACTCGCTCGGCATCACCATGCAGGAGATCGACATCACCGACGCCGCGCGGGCGATGCTCACCGACCTCGACCACCCCTACGCCAAGGGGGAGGAGGTCTACGACATCACCTTCGAGAACGTCCAGGCCGGGCTGCGCACCGACTACCTGTTCCGGCTGGCCAACCACCGCGGCGGCATCGTGCTCGGCACCGGTGACCTCTCCGAGCTGGCGCTGGGCTGGTGCACGTACGGCGTGGGCGACCAGATGTCCCACTACAACGTCAACGCCGGCGTACCGAAGACGCTGATCCAGCACCTGATCCGTTGGGTGATCAGCACCGGCCAGTTCGACGAGAGCACCAACGCGGTGCTCCTCGACGTGGTCGGCCAGGAGATCACTCCGGAGCTGATCCCCACCCGGGAGGACCACCTGCCGCAGTCCACCGAGGAGTCGGTCGGTCCGTACTCCCTGCAGGACTTCACGCTGTTCCACGTGCTGCGCTACGGCTACGCACCCAGCAAGATCGCGTTCCTCGCCTGGCACGCCTGGCACGACGCCGACGCGGGGGAGTGGCCGCCGAACTACCCCGACGACCGGCGCATCGAGTTCGACCTCGCCACCATCCGGCGTTGGCTCGAGGTGTTCGTGCGGCGGTTCTTCGCCAGCCAGTTCAAGCGTTCCGCGCTGCCGAACGGGCCCAAGGTCAGCCACGGCGGCACGATGTCCCCGCGCGGTGACTGGCGGATGCCCTCGGACGCCTCGCCGGCCGCGTGGCTGGCCGAGCTGGAGGCCAACGTCCCGACGAGCTGAGAAATGCTGCTCCGGCAGGCAACCGAACCGGCGGCGCAGGCGTCACCACCGTGACACGATCTAGATCCTGCCCCGAGGATCCAGCCAGAGGAGCAACGCCATGAGCAGCATCAGCCCCCTGCGCCGGTTCGCGGCCGGGGCCGCGGTCCTGGCCGCCGGCACGGCCGGTGCCCTGAGCGTCGCGCCCACCGCCGACGCCACCCCCACCTCAGCCGCCCGCGAGGCGCGCCAGACCACCATCACCTTCCAGGTGCCCGACTGCGACGACTGTGTCGTCGGCCTGGTCCAGGGCCGCTGGGACCCGGACGCCAAGTGGGGCATCAAGGTGTGGGACGGCGGCCAGCACCGAGGTCCGCGACGGTGCGGTCACCGTCACCGTGCCGAGCCGGCGCACCAAGGGCATGTCGATGACGGTCGAGGCGCCCTGGGAGGGGCACACCGGCTACGTCACCCAAGCCGTCTTCCGCTACGGCGGCATGAAGGTGGGCGACGAGGTCGGCTTCAAGGAGGCCCGCTCCAAGACCAGGGGATCGGGCTGCTGGGCCGGCACCCGCGACGCCGCGGTGACGATCCCGCTGACCGTCCGCAAGGTCTGGGTCCAGGGCGTGCGGCACCGGGTCCGCGGCAGCATCGCCTACACCAGCGTCACCCAGGACTGGATGGTCCCGATGCGCCAGGTGTGGGACGGGGTCATGGGCACGCAGGACGTGCCGATCTGTGGGGAGCAGCCCCGATAGTCTGTGCCGCATGGGTAAGCAGGAGGACTTCGTTCTTCGCGCTCTCGAGGAGCGCGACGTCCGGTTCGTGCGGCTGTGGTTCACCGACGTGCTCGGGTTCTTGAAGTCGGTGGCGGTCGCGCCGGCCGAGCTGGACGGCGCCTTCTCCGAGGGGATCGGCTTCGACGGCTCGGCGATCGAGGGCTTCGCGCGGGTCTACGAGGCGGACATGCTCGCGATGCCGGACCCGTCGACGTTCCAGATCCTGCCCTGGCGGGGCGAGGGCCCGTCCACGGCGCGGATGTTCTGCGACATCATGATGCCGGACGGCTCCTCGTCGTACGCCGACCCGCGCCACGTCCTCAAGCGCACGCTCGGCAAGGCCGCCGACCAGGGGTTCACCTTCTACACCCACCCCGAGATCGAGTTCTACCTGTTCAAGGACACCCCGGAGGCCGGGGCCGATCCCGAGCCGGTGGACCGCAGCGGCTACTTCGACCACACCGCGACCTCCTCGGGCGCGGACTTCCGGCGCGAGGCGATCACGATGCTCGAGTCGATGGGCATCTCGGTCGAGTTCAGCCACCACGAGGGCGGGCCCGGCCAGCAGGAGATCGACCTGCGGTACGCCGACGCGCTGACCACCGCCGACAACGTGATGACGTTCCGCACCGTGATCCGCGAGGTCGCCCTCGGTCAGGGCGTCTGGGCGACGTTCATGCCGAAGCCGTTCACCACCCACCCCGGCTCCGGCATGCACACCCACGTGTCGCTGTTCGAGGGCGACCGCAACGCGTTCTTCGAGGCCGGCGCGGAGTACCAGCTCTCGAAGACCGGCCGGCAGTTCATCGCCGGCGTGCTGCGGCACGCCAACGAGATCAGCGTGGTCACCAACCAATGGGTCAACAGCTACAAACGGCTGATGTTCGGTGGTGAGGCGCCGTCCTACATCTGCTGGGGCCACAACAACCGCTCGGCGATGATCCGGGTCCCGATGTACAAGCCCAACAAGGGCCAGTCCACCCGGATCGAGCTGCGCACCATCGACGCGGCCTGCAACCCCTACCTCGCCTTCGCGGTGGTGCTGGCCGCGGGCATGAAGGGCATCGCCGAGGGCTACGACCTGCCCCGGGAGGCCGAGGACGACGTGTGGGCCCTGACCGAGCGGGAGCGCCAGAGCCTCGGCATCGAGCCGCTGCCGAAGAGCCTCTCCGAGGCGATCGCCGTGGCCGAGCACTCCGAGCTGCTCGCCGAGACCCTCGGCGAGCACGTCTTCGACTACTTCCTGCGCAACAAGCGCGCGGAGTGGGAGGAGTACCGCGGCCAGGTCTCCGCCTTCGAGCGCGACCGCATGCTCCCGGTGCTGTGAGTCGCCCGGCGGTGCTCGTGGTGGAGCACGACCTCGAGTGCCCGCCGGCGTGGGTCGGCACCTGGCTCGTCGAGGCCGGCTGCGACCTGGACGTGCGCCGCCCCTATGCGGGCGACGAGCTGCCGGGACTCGCGGCGTACGACGGGCTGCTGGTGCTCGGCGGGCCGATGGGAGCCAACGACGACGACCGGCACGCCTGGCTCGCACCCGTCAAGGAGCTGCTCCGCGAGGCGCGCGACCGCGCGCTGCCGACGCTGGGCATCTGCCTGGGGCACCAGCTGATCGCCGTCGCGTACGGCGGCACCGTCGAGCGCAACCCCCGCGGCCAGCAGGTCGGGCTGCTCGGCGTGGGCTGGACCGACGCGGCCGCCGACGACCGGCTGTTCGGCCCGCTCGCGACCCCGCGCCGCGGGGTGCAGTGGAACGACGACGTGGTGACCGCGCTGCCGCCCGGTGCCGTCCTCCTGGCCGCGACCGGCAACGGCGAGGTGCAGGCCGTCCGGTACGCACCCACGGTGTGGGGCGTGCAGCTGCACCCGGAGGTCGACGTACCCGTGCTGCGGCCGTGGGCGGAGTCCGACCGCGGCTCGCACGAGACCCGGGGCATCGACACCGATGCGGTGCTCCGCGACATCGACGCGGCTCGCGCCGAGCTGGACGATGCGTGGCGGCCGCTGGCGGCGGGGTTCGCGGCGCTGACGCAGCGCCCAGCCCGATGATCCGGCCGGCGACCAGCAAGGGGAGCCTGCTGCGCCTGGGCTTCCAGGACCCCGACGCCGTCCTCGAGGAGCTCGCCGCCCTCGGCTCGGCCGCGGACCCGCTGCTCGCCCTCATCGCCCGGACGGCCGACCCGGACGAGGCCGTCGCCGCGCTGACCCGGCTGGTCCAGGCGCTCGACGACCCCGACGAGCTGCTCGACGAGCTGGTCGAGGACGAGGGCACCGCGATGCGGCTGCTCAGCGTGCTCGGCGCCAGCGAGGCGCTGGTCGACCACCTGGTCCGACACCCCGGGCACTGGCGCGAGCTGGCCGACCCGGCGCTCGGCTCGAGCCGGCCCGCTGCCTGGGCGGTCCGCGCCGGGCTGCTCGCGGCCGTCGGCGCCGACCCCGGCGACCCGGAGCCGGTCGCGACCGTGCCGGACGCCGCGGCCGTCGACGCGCTACGCGTGGAGTACCGCCGGGTGCTGCTGCGCCTGGCCGCGCGCGACCTGTCCCACCACCTCGCCGTCGACGACGCCGCCGCCGAGCTCTCCGACCTCGCGGCCGGCACCCTCGACGCCGCCCTCGCCGTGGCCCGCCAGCGGGTGGGCGAGGACGCCGCGCTGGCGCGGCTCGCCGTGATCGCGATGGGCAAGTGCGGCGGCCACGAGCTCAACTACGTCTCCGACGTCGACGTGATCTTCGCCTGGGCGCCGGCCGACGGCGTGCCCGACAGCGCCGTCGACAACGGTGCGCTCCGGGCCGCCACCCAGCTGGCCAGCCACCTGATCCGGATCTGCTCCGACCACACCACCGAGGGCACCATCTGGCCGGTCGACGCGGCGCTGCGGCCCGAGGGCAAGGCCGGGCCGCTGGTGCGCACCATCGCCAGCCACCAGGGCTACTACGAGCGGTGGGCCAGCACCTGGGAGTTCCAGGCCCTGCTCAAGGCGAGGGCCGTCGCCGGCGACCTGGCGCTGGGCCGCGAGTTCGTCGAGATGACCCGGCCGCTGGTGTGGAGCGCCGCCGAGCGCGACGGCTTCGTGGAGGACACCCAGGCGATGCGCCGCCGGGTCGTGGACCACATCCCGGCCAAGGAGGCCGAGCGCCAGCTCAAGCTGGGCTCCGGCGGGCTGCGCGACGTCGAGTTCGCGGTCCAGCTGCTGCAGCTCGTGCACGGCCGGGCCGACGAGCGGATCCGGCCGTCCACCACGCTCAGCGCGCTCGCCGAGCTCACTCGCGGCGGGTACGTCGGCCGCCCGGACGGTGAGGCCCTGCACGAGGCGTACGCGTTCCTCCGGACCCTCGAGCACCGCATCCAGCTGCACCGGCTGCGCCGTACCCATGTGGTGCCGGAGGACGAGCCCTCGCTGCGGCGGCTCGGGCGCAGCATGGGCTACCTGAAGGACCCGGTCCGGGTCCTCGACAAGACCTGGCAGCACCACCGCCGCGAGGTGCGGCGGCTGCACGAGAAGCTCTTCTACCGTCCGCTGCTCACCGCCGTCGCGAAGATCCCCGGCGACGAGGCGCGGCTCTCGCCGGAGGCGGCGACCAAGCGGCTGGGCGCGCTCGGCTTCCTCGACCCGCAGGCCGCGCTGCGCCACCTCGAGGCGCTGACGTCGGGGGTCAGCCGGGCCGCGCAGATCCAGCGGACGCTGCTGCCGGTGCTGCTCGGCTGGTTCGCCGACGCCCCCGACCCGGACGCGGGCCTGTTCGGGTTCCGCCGGATCAGCGAGTCGCTCGGCAGCACGCCGTGGTACCTCTCCACCCTGCGCGACGAGGGCGAGGTGGCCGAACGGCTGGCCCGGGTCCTCGCGACCTCCCGCTACGCCACCGACCTGCTCGAGCGCGAGCCGCAGGGCGTGCGGATGCTGGGCGGCGACCTGCGGCCGCTGTCGGCGGAGGCGCTGACCGAGGAGATGCTCGCGTCCTCGGGGCGGCACGACGAGGCGGAGTCGGCGGTGCTCGCGATCCGTGGGGTGCGTCGGCGCGAGCTGCTGCGGATCGCGGCCGGCGACCTGCTCGGGCTCACCGACGTCGCCGAGGTCGGCGCCGGCCTGTCGCGGCTGACCGACGCGACCCTCGAGGGGACGCTCGAGGTCGCGGGCCGCGCCGTACGCCGGCAGCGGGACCTGGCCGCGGCCCCGACCCGGATGGCGATCGTCGCCATGGGTCGCTACGGCGGCTTCGAGCTGTCCTACGGCAGCGACGCCGACGTGCTGTTCGTGCACGACCCGGACCCCGGGGCCGACCCGCAGCAGGCGTCGTCGTACGCCCACGCGGTCGCCAACGAGCTGCGCCGCCTGCTCGCGCTGCCCGGCCCGGACCCGGCCCTGGAGGTCGACGCCGACCTGCGCCCGGAGGGCAAGCAGGGTCCGCTGGTGCGCACCCTCGACTCCTACGCGGCCTACTACGCGCGCTGGTCGAAGGTCTGGGAGGCGCAGGCGCTGCTGCGCGCCGACGCCGTGGTCGGCGACCTCGACGTGCGCCGACGGTTCGAGGAGCTGATCGATCCGCTGCGCTACCCGGCCGGCGGGCTCAGCGAGGACGACGTGGTCGAGGTGCGCCGGATCAAGGCGCGCGTCGACGAGGAGCGGCTGCCGCGCGGCGCCGACCCGCACACCCACCTCAAGCTCGGCCGCGGCGGGCTCGCGGACATCGAGTGGACCGTGCAGCTGCTGCAGATGCGGTACGCCGACTCGGTGCCCGGCCTACGCACCTCCCGGACCCTCGACGCGCTGGCGGCGGCCCGCGAGGCCGGCCTGGTCACCGACGACGACGCCGCCGTGCTCCAGCAGACCTGGCGCCGGGTCAGCCGGGTCCGCAACGCCGTGACGCTGGTGCGCGGCCGGGCCGCCGACGAGCTGCCCCGCGACATCCGCGAGCGAGCGGCGGTGGCCTCGATCCTCGGCTACCCGGCCGGGTCCTCGGACGCGATGGTCAACGACCAGCTGCGCTACACGCGCCTGGCCCGCGGCGTCGTGGAGCGGGTGTTCTGGGAGTGAGACCGTCGACGGTGCGCGCGCTGAACTGAGCTGAGCCGGGACCGACCCGGCCCGGCCCGGCCCGGCTTGAGGTTCCTTGCCGGTTCCTTGCGCAAACCCCGCGACTGGGTGGGCGGTGGCTTGAGCCTGCCCGGGCAGGATCGGCGAGTCGGTGCAGAAGGGGGAGCGGTCGTCATGAGCGAGGTCGTCGAGGCGTCCGGGGTCTTCGACCCGGCCGCGCTGGCGGGCCTGACCGGCCACGCGCGCGACGAGGAGTTCGCCCGGGTCCTGGTCGACCACTACCTCCGCCTGCTGCCCGAGCGGCTGGGCCGGGTCGGCGCCGCCCTGGCGGACGAGGACCCCGATGCGGCGCTGGCCGCGGCCATGGACGCGGTGCTCAGCCTCAAGGTCGCCTCGCGGACCCTCGGCGCCCACGAGCTGGGCACCCTCGCGGCCGAGGTCGAGCGACACCTGCGGCTGCGGGACCTGCCGGGGGCGGACGCCGCGGCCGCGGCCCTGGCGCCGGCCGCGAGCCGGCTCGAGCGGGTGCTCGCCGACCACCTGGCCGGCTAGGCAGGCAGCTCCATCCGGTAGCCCACGCCGCGCACGGTGCGGATGAACCGGGTCGAGCCGTCGGTG encodes:
- a CDS encoding Hpt domain-containing protein, producing the protein MSEVVEASGVFDPAALAGLTGHARDEEFARVLVDHYLRLLPERLGRVGAALADEDPDAALAAAMDAVLSLKVASRTLGAHELGTLAAEVERHLRLRDLPGADAAAAALAPAASRLERVLADHLAG
- a CDS encoding bifunctional [glutamine synthetase] adenylyltransferase/[glutamine synthetase]-adenylyl-L-tyrosine phosphorylase gives rise to the protein MIRPATSKGSLLRLGFQDPDAVLEELAALGSAADPLLALIARTADPDEAVAALTRLVQALDDPDELLDELVEDEGTAMRLLSVLGASEALVDHLVRHPGHWRELADPALGSSRPAAWAVRAGLLAAVGADPGDPEPVATVPDAAAVDALRVEYRRVLLRLAARDLSHHLAVDDAAAELSDLAAGTLDAALAVARQRVGEDAALARLAVIAMGKCGGHELNYVSDVDVIFAWAPADGVPDSAVDNGALRAATQLASHLIRICSDHTTEGTIWPVDAALRPEGKAGPLVRTIASHQGYYERWASTWEFQALLKARAVAGDLALGREFVEMTRPLVWSAAERDGFVEDTQAMRRRVVDHIPAKEAERQLKLGSGGLRDVEFAVQLLQLVHGRADERIRPSTTLSALAELTRGGYVGRPDGEALHEAYAFLRTLEHRIQLHRLRRTHVVPEDEPSLRRLGRSMGYLKDPVRVLDKTWQHHRREVRRLHEKLFYRPLLTAVAKIPGDEARLSPEAATKRLGALGFLDPQAALRHLEALTSGVSRAAQIQRTLLPVLLGWFADAPDPDAGLFGFRRISESLGSTPWYLSTLRDEGEVAERLARVLATSRYATDLLEREPQGVRMLGGDLRPLSAEALTEEMLASSGRHDEAESAVLAIRGVRRRELLRIAAGDLLGLTDVAEVGAGLSRLTDATLEGTLEVAGRAVRRQRDLAAAPTRMAIVAMGRYGGFELSYGSDADVLFVHDPDPGADPQQASSYAHAVANELRRLLALPGPDPALEVDADLRPEGKQGPLVRTLDSYAAYYARWSKVWEAQALLRADAVVGDLDVRRRFEELIDPLRYPAGGLSEDDVVEVRRIKARVDEERLPRGADPHTHLKLGRGGLADIEWTVQLLQMRYADSVPGLRTSRTLDALAAAREAGLVTDDDAAVLQQTWRRVSRVRNAVTLVRGRAADELPRDIRERAAVASILGYPAGSSDAMVNDQLRYTRLARGVVERVFWE